From Bos indicus isolate NIAB-ARS_2022 breed Sahiwal x Tharparkar chromosome 4, NIAB-ARS_B.indTharparkar_mat_pri_1.0, whole genome shotgun sequence, the proteins below share one genomic window:
- the ASIC3 gene encoding acid-sensing ion channel 3, with the protein MKPPAGPEEARLPASDIRAFASSCTMHGLGHVFGPGAPPARRGLWAAAVLLALATFLYQVAGRVHYYGEFHHETALEERESRRLTFPAVTLCNVNPLRRSRLTPNDLHWAGPALLGLEPAEHAAYLRALGRPPAPPGFMPSPTFDVARLYARAGHALEDMLLDCRYRGWPCGPENFTTIFTRMGQCYTFNSGADGAELLSTPKGGMGNGLEVMLDVQQEEYLPVWRDVEETPFEVGVRVQIHTQEEPPLIDQLGFGAAPGYQTFVSCQKQQLSFLPPPWGDCSSVSLDPDFEPEAPGPLGTPSPGLSPPYSLMGCRLACQSRYVARKCGCRMMHMPGSAPVCSPQQYKDCAHPALDALLRKDACRCPNPCASTRYAKELSMVRMPSRPAARYLARKHNRSEAYIAENVLVLDIFFEALNYETVEQKKAYEMSELLGDIGGQMGLFIGASLLTILEILDYLCEVFWDRVLGRLFWNRKRPQRPSSANLLQEGLGSHRTQVPHLGPGPRPPTPCSAVAKTLSASHRTCYLVTRL; encoded by the exons ATGAAGCCCCCTGCGGGCCCGGAGGAGGCCCGGCTGCCCGCCTCGGATATCCGCGCGTTCGCCAGCAGCTGCACCATGCACGGGCTGGGCCACGTCTTTGGCCCGGGGGCCCCGCCGGCACGCCGGGGGCTGTGGGCTGCCGCCGTGCTCCTGGCCCTGGCCACCTTCCTGTACCAGGTGGCGGGGCGGGTGCACTACTACGGCGAGTTCCACCACGAGACGGCCCTGGAGGAGCGCGAGAGCCGCCGGCTCACCTTCCCGGCCGTCACCCTGTGCAACGTCAACCCACTGCGGCGCTCACGCCTCACACCCAACGACCTGCACTGGGCCGGGCCTGCGCTGCTGGGCCTGGAGCCCGCCGAGCATGCTGCCTACCTGCGCGCCCTGGGCCGGCCCCCTGCGCCCCCCGGCTTCATGCCCAGCCCCACCTTCGATGTGGCCCGGCTCTATGCCCGGGCCGGGCACGCCCTCGAGGACATGCTGCTGGACTGTCGCTACCGAGGCTGGCCTTGTGGGCCTGAGAACTTCACCACG ATCTTCACCCGGATGGGGCAGTGCTACACCTTTAACTCTGGCGCTGATGGAGCCGAGCTGCTGAGCACCCCCAAGGGTGGCATGGGCAACGGGCTGGAGGTTATGCTGGACGTGCAGCAGGAGGAGTACCTGCCTGTGTGGAGGGACGTGG AGGAGACCCCGTTTGAGGTGGGGGTCCGAGTGCAGATCCACACCCAGGAGGAGCCGCCACTCATCGACCAGCTGGGCTTCGGGGCAGCCCCTGGCTACCAGACCTTCGTGTCCTGTCAGAAGCAGCAA CTGAGCTTCCTGCCGCCGCCCTGGGGGGACTGCAGCTCTGTCTCTCTGGACCCTGACTTTGAGCCAGAAGCGCCTGGTCCTCTGGGTACCCCCAGCCCGGGCCTCAGCCCTCCCTATAGTCTAATGGGGTGTCGCCTGGCCTGCCAGAGCCGCTATGTGGCCCGGAAGTGCGGCTGCAGAATGATGCACATGCCAG GCAGTGCCCCAGTGTGCAGCCCCCAGCAGTACAAGGACTGTGCCCACCCGGCGCTGG ATGCCCTGCTGCGGAAGGACGCGTGCCGCTGCCCCAACCCGTGCGCCAGTACGCGCTACGCCAAGGAGCTCTCCATGGTGCGGATGCCCAGCCGCCCCGCCGCCCGCTACCTGGCCCGGAAACACAACCGCAGCGAGGCCTACATCGC ggagaacGTGCTGGTGCTGGACATCTTCTTTGAGGCCCTCAACTATGAGACGGTGGAGCAGAAGAAGGCCTACGAAATGTCTGAGTTGCTCG GTGACATTGGGGGCCAGATGGGACTGTTCATCGGGGCCAGCCTGCTCACCATCCTGGAGATCCTGGACTACCTCTGTGAG GTGTTCTGGGACAGAGTCCTGGGTCGTCTCTTCTGGAACCGAAAGCGCCCCCAGAGGCCCTCCAGCGCCAATCTG CTTCAGGAAGGGCTGGGCAGCCATCGGACCCAGGTTCCCCACCTCGGCCCAGGCCCCAG GCCTCCCACCCCCTGCTCCGCTGTCGCCAAGACCCTCTCTGCCTCCCACCGCACGTGCTACCTCGTTACCCGCCTCTAG